One genomic region from Anatilimnocola floriformis encodes:
- a CDS encoding beta-ketoacyl-[acyl-carrier-protein] synthase family protein, with translation MPVSQIIPTHEPAALPDHQRIVITGIGLTAPNGNNLAEYRAALLAGKSGVTAYEIRYVGETLAGVCKFDALRYQSKKDIRRGTRAGSVGIYCTNEAVRDAGLDWAAVDKSRVGIYLGITEHGNVETENEVYALKGYDYDTQFWSHHHNPRTVANNAAGEVALNMGVVGPHYTIGAACAAGNAGLIQGAQMLRLGDCDIALAGGVSESIHTFGIFASFKSQGALATHADPEKASRPFDVNRNGIVVAEGGCTYVLERLDDARRRGAKIYGELAGYAINTDATDFVLPNPERQAQCVELALKRANLTPRDIDIVSTHATGTGQGDVQECDALRRVFSGSDKTYFNNTKSFIGHAMGAAGALELAGNLPSFEDNVIHHTINVDEMDEECALNTIVIGEPRRVERVNYILNNSFGMLGINSVVIIKRPS, from the coding sequence ATGCCCGTTTCGCAGATCATTCCGACGCACGAACCCGCCGCGCTCCCCGATCACCAGCGGATTGTCATCACTGGCATTGGCTTGACCGCGCCGAATGGCAACAACCTGGCCGAATATCGGGCCGCGCTACTCGCCGGCAAGAGCGGCGTGACGGCGTACGAAATTCGCTATGTCGGCGAGACCCTGGCCGGCGTGTGCAAGTTCGACGCGCTCCGCTATCAGTCGAAAAAAGATATACGCCGCGGCACCCGCGCGGGCAGCGTGGGCATCTACTGCACCAACGAAGCCGTTCGCGACGCCGGCCTCGATTGGGCCGCCGTCGATAAGAGCCGCGTCGGCATTTATCTGGGCATCACCGAGCACGGCAACGTCGAGACCGAGAACGAAGTTTATGCGTTGAAGGGTTACGATTACGACACGCAGTTTTGGTCGCACCATCACAACCCCCGAACCGTGGCCAACAACGCGGCTGGCGAAGTGGCCCTCAACATGGGCGTGGTCGGGCCGCACTACACCATCGGCGCCGCGTGCGCTGCCGGCAACGCGGGCTTGATCCAAGGCGCGCAGATGCTGCGACTCGGCGATTGCGATATCGCGCTCGCCGGCGGCGTGTCCGAAAGCATTCACACCTTCGGCATCTTTGCGAGCTTCAAGAGCCAGGGCGCTCTCGCCACGCATGCCGATCCCGAAAAGGCTTCGCGCCCCTTTGATGTGAATCGCAACGGCATTGTCGTCGCCGAAGGTGGTTGCACTTATGTGCTCGAACGACTCGATGACGCTCGCCGCCGCGGCGCGAAGATTTACGGCGAACTCGCCGGCTATGCGATCAATACTGATGCGACCGACTTTGTGCTGCCGAACCCCGAACGCCAGGCCCAATGCGTGGAACTCGCGCTGAAGCGGGCCAATCTCACGCCGCGCGACATCGACATCGTGAGCACGCACGCGACCGGAACGGGTCAAGGCGATGTGCAGGAATGCGATGCTCTGCGGCGTGTGTTTTCGGGCAGTGACAAAACGTATTTCAACAATACGAAGAGCTTCATTGGTCACGCGATGGGCGCTGCCGGCGCGCTCGAGCTCGCCGGCAATCTGCCGTCGTTTGAAGACAACGTGATCCATCACACGATCAACGTCGACGAGATGGATGAAGAGTGCGCACTAAACACGATCGTCATCGGCGAACCCCGCCGCGTCGAACGAGTCAATTACATCCTCAATAACTCGTTCGGCATGCTCGGCATTAACTCGGTCGTGATCATCAAGCGCCCAAGCTAA
- a CDS encoding M14 family metallopeptidase: MRIFWSVAAAWLCVSVIAAAQEPTSPALVGYRNHEDFSAAVKKLDDSDLAEVVSLGKSAGGRDVWLITIGKDKDKKPALAVVGNVQGSHLSGGELALRMAEQLIVNADKDEVKKLLEQVTLYIIPRPDPDGSEKCFARPFRVPAGNDRKTDDDRDFAFGEDPPNDLNGDGFITQMRIEDPAGTLMPHPDDPRVLITADPKKNERGKYRILSEGIDDDHDEQWNEDAGDGVAFDRNFTFNYKPFTPNTGPNAVSEPECRAVADFFFDHPHIAAVFTFSLDDNLFHTWKPNSQTEKERIKKNILGSDATAADFIAETYRKIHGGSDAPSPPDGHGQFSRWSYFHFGRWSLNARSWWVPKSEAKKEEAKDDDKDEAKKDDPKKEEKKSSGEKRGSEQINLLNWLAANKIDGFVAWKEIKHPDFPNQKVEVGGFKPLVDLNPPAAELDKLAEKHVTFLQKLPDFLPKLELREFSAEALGGGVYRVKVTVANSGYLPTMPEMGSVNGIPYPLQVELQVPKDTVFVQGSPRSEINRLAGVTGKSERTWLIRLPGDGKLPEGFEFKVRAWAPAVGEAVAK; encoded by the coding sequence ATGCGTATTTTCTGGTCTGTTGCAGCCGCCTGGCTCTGCGTGTCGGTGATCGCAGCCGCACAAGAGCCGACGAGTCCGGCCCTCGTGGGCTATCGCAATCACGAAGACTTCTCAGCCGCCGTCAAAAAGCTCGACGACAGTGATCTCGCCGAAGTTGTTTCGCTCGGCAAGAGCGCCGGCGGACGAGATGTCTGGCTGATCACGATCGGCAAGGACAAGGACAAAAAGCCAGCCCTCGCCGTCGTCGGCAACGTGCAAGGAAGTCATCTGTCCGGCGGCGAACTCGCGCTGCGAATGGCAGAGCAGTTGATCGTGAATGCCGACAAAGACGAAGTCAAAAAACTGCTTGAGCAAGTCACGCTCTATATCATTCCTCGGCCTGATCCCGATGGCAGTGAAAAATGTTTTGCTCGTCCCTTCCGCGTGCCGGCAGGGAACGATCGCAAGACTGACGACGATCGCGACTTTGCCTTTGGCGAAGATCCACCGAACGATCTCAACGGCGATGGTTTCATCACGCAGATGCGCATCGAAGACCCTGCCGGCACGCTCATGCCGCATCCCGATGATCCGCGCGTGCTGATCACGGCAGATCCGAAGAAGAACGAGCGCGGCAAGTATCGCATCCTTAGCGAAGGGATCGACGACGATCACGACGAGCAATGGAACGAAGACGCCGGTGATGGCGTGGCCTTCGATCGCAACTTCACGTTCAACTACAAGCCGTTCACCCCCAACACCGGCCCGAATGCGGTGAGCGAACCGGAATGCCGCGCGGTGGCTGATTTCTTCTTCGATCATCCGCACATCGCGGCCGTTTTCACCTTCTCGCTTGATGACAACTTGTTCCACACTTGGAAGCCGAACTCGCAGACTGAGAAGGAACGAATCAAGAAGAACATTCTCGGCAGCGACGCTACGGCGGCGGATTTCATTGCCGAAACGTATCGCAAGATCCACGGCGGCAGCGATGCACCGTCGCCGCCCGATGGACATGGTCAATTCAGCCGTTGGTCTTATTTTCACTTCGGCCGGTGGTCGCTGAATGCCCGCAGTTGGTGGGTGCCGAAGAGCGAAGCGAAAAAAGAAGAGGCCAAGGATGACGACAAGGACGAGGCGAAAAAAGACGATCCCAAGAAGGAAGAGAAAAAGTCATCGGGCGAAAAACGCGGCAGTGAGCAGATCAATCTGTTGAACTGGCTAGCGGCGAACAAGATTGACGGCTTTGTGGCATGGAAAGAGATCAAGCATCCCGATTTTCCGAATCAAAAGGTTGAAGTCGGTGGTTTCAAACCGCTCGTCGATCTCAATCCGCCGGCCGCCGAGCTCGATAAATTGGCCGAAAAGCACGTCACGTTCCTGCAGAAGCTTCCTGACTTCTTGCCGAAGCTGGAACTGCGTGAATTCTCTGCCGAAGCACTCGGTGGCGGCGTCTATCGCGTGAAAGTGACAGTGGCCAACAGTGGCTACCTGCCGACGATGCCGGAGATGGGAAGCGTGAACGGCATTCCTTATCCGCTGCAGGTCGAACTGCAGGTGCCGAAGGACACGGTCTTTGTGCAAGGCAGTCCGCGTAGCGAAATCAATCGCCTCGCGGGTGTGACTGGCAAGAGCGAGCGTACCTGGCTGATTCGCTTGCCGGGCGACGGAAAATTGCCGGAAGGTTTTGAATTCAAAGTTCGAGCGTGGGCTCCGGCAGTCGGAGAGGCGGTGGCGAAATGA